Proteins encoded in a region of the Streptomyces akebiae genome:
- a CDS encoding sodium/solute symporter has protein sequence MNENYAVPAVALVVVATVFVGAFGLRISRTTSDFYVASRTVGPRLNAAAISGEYLSAASFLGIAGLVLVQGPDMLWYPVGYTAGYLVLLLFVAAPLRRSGAYTLPDFAEARLASKTVRRLAGAFVVGVGWLYLLPQLQGAGLTLNVLTDAPEWLGGVIVAVVVSATVAAGGMRSITFVQAFQYWLKLTALLVPALFLVLAWQGDGAPRHAFDEPATFREQRVVRVDETLDLKLGGPLTVTATGTIDGRRYDNRRVDLPTGTHRIDRGTRLTFTEGDPVPVADRGTNGGMSTSLAAGREERPLYATYGLILATFLGTMGLPHVVVRFYTSPDGVAARRTTVVVLGMIGAFYLLPPIYGALGRLYAPDLTLTGDADAAVLLLPDRMIGGLGGDLLGALVAGGAFAAFLSTASGLTMAVAGVLTQDVLPARGVRHFRLAAVLAMAVPLAASVLVGGLPVADAVGLAFAVSASSFCPLLVLGIWWRRLTPPGAAAGMLVGGGAALLAVAATMAGYPGTGTLHALLAWPALWSVPLGFLTMVLVSLATPGKVPPETPAILARFHLPEELVGGRTRAATKEIELWRR, from the coding sequence ATGAACGAGAACTACGCCGTTCCCGCGGTCGCCCTCGTCGTCGTGGCGACCGTCTTCGTCGGCGCCTTCGGCCTGCGCATCTCCCGCACCACCTCCGACTTCTACGTCGCCTCCCGGACCGTCGGACCCCGCCTCAACGCGGCCGCGATCAGCGGCGAGTACCTCTCCGCCGCCTCCTTCCTCGGTATCGCCGGCCTCGTCCTCGTCCAGGGCCCCGACATGCTCTGGTACCCGGTCGGCTACACCGCCGGCTACCTCGTCCTCCTGCTCTTCGTCGCCGCCCCGCTGCGCCGCTCCGGCGCGTACACGCTGCCCGACTTCGCCGAGGCCCGGCTCGCCTCCAAAACCGTACGACGGCTCGCGGGGGCCTTCGTCGTCGGCGTCGGCTGGCTCTACCTCCTGCCCCAACTGCAGGGCGCCGGACTGACGTTGAACGTGCTCACCGACGCCCCCGAGTGGCTCGGCGGTGTCATCGTCGCCGTCGTCGTCTCCGCCACCGTCGCCGCCGGCGGTATGCGCAGCATCACCTTCGTCCAGGCCTTCCAGTACTGGCTCAAGCTCACCGCCCTCCTCGTCCCCGCCCTCTTCCTGGTCCTCGCCTGGCAGGGCGACGGCGCCCCCCGGCACGCCTTCGACGAGCCCGCGACCTTCCGCGAACAACGCGTCGTCCGCGTCGACGAGACCCTCGACCTGAAGCTCGGCGGCCCGCTCACCGTCACCGCCACCGGCACCATCGACGGCCGCCGCTACGACAACCGGCGCGTGGACCTGCCCACCGGCACCCACCGCATCGACCGGGGCACCCGCCTGACCTTCACCGAGGGCGACCCCGTCCCCGTCGCCGACCGAGGCACCAACGGCGGCATGTCCACCTCGCTCGCCGCCGGCCGCGAGGAACGCCCCCTGTACGCCACCTACGGGCTGATCCTCGCCACCTTCCTCGGCACCATGGGCCTGCCCCACGTCGTCGTCCGCTTCTACACCAGCCCGGACGGTGTCGCCGCCCGCCGCACCACGGTCGTCGTCCTCGGCATGATCGGCGCCTTCTACCTCCTCCCCCCGATCTACGGAGCACTCGGCCGCCTCTACGCCCCCGACCTCACCCTCACCGGCGACGCCGACGCGGCCGTCCTCCTGCTCCCGGACCGCATGATCGGCGGCCTCGGCGGCGACCTGCTCGGCGCGCTGGTCGCGGGCGGCGCCTTCGCCGCCTTCCTGTCCACCGCCTCAGGACTGACCATGGCCGTCGCCGGCGTGCTCACCCAGGACGTGCTGCCCGCCCGGGGCGTACGGCACTTCCGGCTCGCCGCGGTCCTCGCCATGGCGGTGCCGCTCGCCGCGAGCGTCCTGGTCGGCGGGCTGCCCGTCGCCGACGCGGTCGGCCTCGCCTTCGCCGTCTCGGCCTCCTCGTTCTGCCCGCTGCTCGTCCTCGGCATCTGGTGGCGGCGCCTCACCCCGCCGGGTGCCGCGGCCGGCATGCTCGTCGGAGGCGGAGCGGCCCTCCTCGCGGTCGCCGCGACCATGGCCGGTTATCCCGGCACCGGCACCCTGCACGCCCTGCTGGCCTGGCCCGCCCTCTGGTCCGTACCGCTGGGCTTCCTCACGATGGTCCTGGTGTCCCTGGCCACCCCCGGCAAGGTCCCGCCCGAGACACCGGCGATCCTGGCCCGCTTCCACCTCCCGGAGGAACTCGTCGGCGGCCGGACCCGCGCGGCGACCAAGGAGATCGAACTGTGGCGGCGGTGA
- a CDS encoding LytR/AlgR family response regulator transcription factor, whose product MLRALAVDDEKPSLEELLYLLNADPRVGSAEGANDATEALRRINRALESGPDGPEAIDVVFLDIQMAGLDGLDLARLLTGFARPPLVVFVTAHEGFAVQAFDLKAVDYVLKPVRRERLAEAIRRAVQLREATTAPAPPIPVHEPDPDQIPVELGGVTRFVTVDDITHVEAQGDYARLHTPQGSHLIRIPLSTLEERWRARGFVRIHRRHLVALRHVGELRLDAGTVSVLVGSVELQVSRRHARELRDLLMRRTTG is encoded by the coding sequence ATGCTGCGCGCGCTCGCCGTCGATGACGAGAAACCCTCCCTGGAGGAGCTGCTGTACCTGCTGAACGCGGATCCACGGGTCGGCAGCGCCGAGGGCGCGAACGACGCCACCGAGGCACTGCGGCGGATCAACCGCGCCCTGGAGTCCGGCCCCGACGGGCCCGAGGCGATCGACGTCGTCTTCCTCGACATCCAGATGGCCGGCCTCGACGGCCTCGACCTCGCCCGCCTCCTCACCGGCTTCGCCCGGCCCCCGCTCGTCGTCTTCGTCACCGCGCACGAGGGCTTCGCCGTCCAGGCCTTCGACCTCAAGGCCGTCGACTACGTCCTCAAACCCGTACGCCGGGAACGCCTCGCCGAGGCGATCCGCCGGGCCGTCCAGCTCCGCGAGGCGACCACGGCACCGGCCCCGCCGATACCGGTCCACGAACCCGACCCCGACCAGATACCCGTCGAGCTCGGCGGGGTGACCCGCTTCGTCACCGTCGACGACATCACCCACGTCGAGGCCCAGGGCGACTACGCCCGACTGCACACCCCGCAGGGCAGCCACCTCATCCGCATCCCCCTCTCCACCCTCGAAGAGCGCTGGCGCGCACGCGGGTTCGTCCGCATCCACCGCCGCCATCTCGTCGCCCTGCGCCACGTCGGCGAACTCCGCCTGGACGCGGGCACGGTCAGCGTCCTCGTCGGCTCCGTGGAACTCCAGGTCAGCCGCCGTCACGCCCGCGAGCTGCGCGATCTGCTGATGCGCCGGACCACGGGCTGA